In Aegilops tauschii subsp. strangulata cultivar AL8/78 chromosome 3, Aet v6.0, whole genome shotgun sequence, one genomic interval encodes:
- the LOC109764090 gene encoding CBS domain-containing protein CBSCBSPB3 isoform X2, whose protein sequence is MAARRADAALLTDAQGVLSGIVTAEDISGRVIAEGLRPEETSMAKVMTPTPVFVMSNSSATEALQKMVQGKFRHLPVVEHGTVTAMLDITKFLWGAISRMEQAAEHGSAIAAAMEGVERQWGNEFAGPHAFIENLRDQMFKPSLSTIITENSSVPVVSPFDLVTVAAKKMREYRVNSVVVMTGNILQGILTSMDLVLRVVAQSLSPEVTLVEKVMTASPGCATLDTSILEALQSMQDGKFRHIPVANKRGQIVACLDALQLTHASISMVEGASGRNDVANAMVQKFWDSALAVHPAEEYDEHSEESRTAASDSAEGKHTPPYVGNAFSFKIEDRKGRMHRFSCVSESLDELVSAVAYRLGTENEKATVNLLYDDDEGDRVLLATDGDLIAAIEHARSARWKVLRLHMEDGSETETWPVSVSSLPVDTPMPRRGWPSSLGLGIVASAAAVTGVLVTAYLRRSEL, encoded by the exons ATGGCCGCCAGGCGCGCCGACGCCGCGCTGCTCACCGACGCGCAAGGGGTGCTCTCCGGCATCGTCACGGCCGAG GACATATCGGGTCGAGTGATCGCCGAGGGTCTGAGGCCCGAGGAAACGAGCATGGCCAAGGTGATGACGCCGACTCCGGTTTTTGTCATGTCCAACTCATCCGCCACCGAGGCACTGCAGAAGATGGTCCAAG GCAAATTTAGGCATCTTCCTGTAGTGGAACATGGTACAGTCACTGCCATGTTGGACATTACCAAGTTCCTCTGGGGTGCAATTTCAAGAATGGAGCAGGCAGCAGAACACGGCAGTGCTATAGCAGCTGCCATGGAAGGTGTTGAACGGCAGTGGGGAAATGAATTTGCAG GTCCACACGCATTCATAGAAAATCTTCGAGACCAGATGTTCAAGCCTTCCCTGTCAACTATCATAACTGAAAATAGCAG TGTTCCAGTGGTATCTCCTTTCGATCTAGTAACTGTGGCGGCCAAAAAGATGCGAGAATACCGAGTTAACTCAGTGGTTGTCATGACAGGGAACATATTGCAAGGGATCCTCAC CTCCATGGATTTGGTCTTGCGAGTAGTGGCACAAAGTCTGTCCCCAGAGGTGACCCTTGTAGAAAAG GTTATGACTGCAAGCCCTGGTTGTGCCACACTGGACACATCAATCCTCGAGGCTCTACAGTCAATGCAAGATGGCAAATTTCGCCATATTCCTGTTGCAAACAAAA GAGGACAGATTGTGGCCTGTTTGGATGCTCTACAGTTAACCCACGCAAGCATCTCCATG GTCGAGGGAGCCTCCGGACGAAACGATGTGGCAAATGCTATGGTTCAGAAGTTTTGGGATTCAGCTCTTGCAGTGCATCCAGCAGAGGAATATGACGAGCATAG TGAAGAATCTCGTACGGCAGCGTCAGACAGTGCTGAAGGGAAGCATACACCCCCTTATGTTGGCAACGCATTCTCTTTCAAAATTGAAGACAGGAAAGGACGGATGCACAGATTCAGTTGCG TTTCAGAGAGCTTGGATGAGCTTGTTTCTGCTGTTGCATACAGATTGGGAACGGAAAACGAGAAGGCGACTGTAAATCTTCTG TACGATGATGATGAAGGTGACAGGGTTCTTCTGGCTACCGATGGTGACCTCATTGCGGCAATTGAGCATGCCAGATCAGCCAGATGGAAG GTTCTGAGGCTGCACATGGAGGACGGGTCCGAGACCGAGACCTGGCCGGTGTCCGTTTCCTCGTTGCCTGTAGATACTCCGATGCCCCGGAGAGGCTGGCCATCGTCCCTCGGGCTGGGAATTGTGGCCAGCGCGGCTGCGGTCACCGGCGTCCTGGTAACTGCCTACTTGAGACGCTCCGAGCTGTGA
- the LOC109764085 gene encoding ethylene-responsive transcription factor ERF071-like: MPPRRRGTSGYRGIRERPSGAYYAEIRSGDVRLGLGTFETAHEAARAYDAAAWRLERPPSQMNFRDVCTREQAQAVTPPPRLITDLNCAKHRRRQRRLLIAKEGERAMAEWHRCHPEDVANERAF, encoded by the coding sequence atgccgccgcgccgccgaggAACTTCGGGCTACCGCGGCATCCGCGAGCGCCCCTCCGGCGCGTACTACGCCGAGATCCGGTCCGGCGACGTCCGGCTCGGCCTCGGCACGTTCGAGACCGCgcacgaggccgcccgcgcgtacgacgcggcggcatggCGCCTAGAGAGGCCTCCCTCGCAGATGAACTTCCGCGATGTCTGCACGCGCGAGCAGGCGCAGGCCGTCACCCCTCCTCCTCGTCTTATCACGGACCTGAACTGTGCGAAGCACCGTCGgcggcagcgccgcctcctcatcgCCAAGGAGGGCGAGCGAGCCATGGCGGAGTGGCACCGGTGCCACCCGGAGGACGTCGCCAATGAGCGCGCCTTCTAG
- the LOC109764090 gene encoding CBS domain-containing protein CBSCBSPB3 isoform X1 gives MAARRADAALLTDAQGVLSGIVTAEDISGRVIAEGLRPEETSMAKVMTPTPVFVMSNSSATEALQKMVQGKFRHLPVVEHGTVTAMLDITKFLWGAISRMEQAAEHGSAIAAAMEGVERQWGNEFAGPHAFIENLRDQMFKPSLSTIITENSSVPVVSPFDLVTVAAKKMREYRVNSVVVMTGNILQGILTSMDLVLRVVAQSLSPEVTLVEKVMTASPGCATLDTSILEALQSMQDGKFRHIPVANKRGQIVACLDALQLTHASISMVEGASGRNDVANAMVQKFWDSALAVHPAEEYDEHSEESRTAASDSAEGKHTPPYVGNAFSFKIEDRKGRMHRFSCVSESLDELVSAVAYRLGTENEKATVNLLYDDDEGDRVLLATDGDLIAAIEHARSARWKVLRLHMEDGSETETWPVSVSSLPVDTPMPRRGWPSSLGLGIVASAAAVTGVLD, from the exons ATGGCCGCCAGGCGCGCCGACGCCGCGCTGCTCACCGACGCGCAAGGGGTGCTCTCCGGCATCGTCACGGCCGAG GACATATCGGGTCGAGTGATCGCCGAGGGTCTGAGGCCCGAGGAAACGAGCATGGCCAAGGTGATGACGCCGACTCCGGTTTTTGTCATGTCCAACTCATCCGCCACCGAGGCACTGCAGAAGATGGTCCAAG GCAAATTTAGGCATCTTCCTGTAGTGGAACATGGTACAGTCACTGCCATGTTGGACATTACCAAGTTCCTCTGGGGTGCAATTTCAAGAATGGAGCAGGCAGCAGAACACGGCAGTGCTATAGCAGCTGCCATGGAAGGTGTTGAACGGCAGTGGGGAAATGAATTTGCAG GTCCACACGCATTCATAGAAAATCTTCGAGACCAGATGTTCAAGCCTTCCCTGTCAACTATCATAACTGAAAATAGCAG TGTTCCAGTGGTATCTCCTTTCGATCTAGTAACTGTGGCGGCCAAAAAGATGCGAGAATACCGAGTTAACTCAGTGGTTGTCATGACAGGGAACATATTGCAAGGGATCCTCAC CTCCATGGATTTGGTCTTGCGAGTAGTGGCACAAAGTCTGTCCCCAGAGGTGACCCTTGTAGAAAAG GTTATGACTGCAAGCCCTGGTTGTGCCACACTGGACACATCAATCCTCGAGGCTCTACAGTCAATGCAAGATGGCAAATTTCGCCATATTCCTGTTGCAAACAAAA GAGGACAGATTGTGGCCTGTTTGGATGCTCTACAGTTAACCCACGCAAGCATCTCCATG GTCGAGGGAGCCTCCGGACGAAACGATGTGGCAAATGCTATGGTTCAGAAGTTTTGGGATTCAGCTCTTGCAGTGCATCCAGCAGAGGAATATGACGAGCATAG TGAAGAATCTCGTACGGCAGCGTCAGACAGTGCTGAAGGGAAGCATACACCCCCTTATGTTGGCAACGCATTCTCTTTCAAAATTGAAGACAGGAAAGGACGGATGCACAGATTCAGTTGCG TTTCAGAGAGCTTGGATGAGCTTGTTTCTGCTGTTGCATACAGATTGGGAACGGAAAACGAGAAGGCGACTGTAAATCTTCTG TACGATGATGATGAAGGTGACAGGGTTCTTCTGGCTACCGATGGTGACCTCATTGCGGCAATTGAGCATGCCAGATCAGCCAGATGGAAG GTTCTGAGGCTGCACATGGAGGACGGGTCCGAGACCGAGACCTGGCCGGTGTCCGTTTCCTCGTTGCCTGTAGATACTCCGATGCCCCGGAGAGGCTGGCCATCGTCCCTCGGGCTGGGAATTGTGGCCAGCGCGGCTGCGGTCACCGGCGTCCTG GACTGA